AAGTGTGATTCCGGGTCGGCGAACGCCGTGGTGCGCATGGCCAAAAACCGTGATACGTACCACTGCTCGATGTCCTCGATCCGGGCGTCTACATACAACGAAAAATCGAACAGATCCGACACCATGAGCGTGGGGCCGGTCTGCAAGACGTTGAGCCCCTCCAGGATCAGGATGTCGGGATGGCGGACCACTTGTTCTGCCCCCGGGATGATGTCGTAGTGCAAATGCGAATACACCGGCGCACATGCGTAGTCGGAGCCGGACTTCACCGAGGTGACAAACCGCATCAGTGCCCGGCGGTTATAGCTTTCCGGAAAACCTTTGCGATGCATGAGGTTTCGCCGCTGCAGCTCGGCGTTGGGGTAGAGAAAGCCGTCGGTGGTCACCAGATCTACCCGGGGGTGGTGATCCCAGCGAGCCAGCAGCGCCTGCAGCACGCGGGCGGTGGTGGACTTGCCGACCGCCACACTGCCGGCCACACCGATGATGAACGGCACCGGCCGGTCCGGGTTTTGTTGGGGCTCGCCGAGAAATTCCGCGGTGGCCGCGAACAGCCGTTGGCGGGCGGCGACTTGCAGGTGAATCAGCCGGGCCAGCGGTAGGTAGACCTCTTCGACCTCCAACAGGTCGATCTGCTCACCGAGACCGCGCAGGCCAACCAGTTCTTCTTCGGTGAGGGCTAGCGGAGTCGACATACGGAGCGCGCGCCACTGCCTTCGGTCGAACTCGACATATGGGCTCGGCTCGCTAAGCCGCGACATGGTGTCAGTCTTGCAGGGACGGGTGCGGGGCCTGATGGCTGGGCTGGCGAAGTGCGGTGCTGGCAGACTCCGTGTCGGTGCCGAGGGCCGGGGGTACCCCCTGGGCTTAGCTGGGCACTGGGGCCAGGGCGCGGTGTTTCGATGGAATTCAGCTGTGGCCCTGTGAATTTCGCACGCTGACGCCGGTTGATGCTGTGAGTCGGGCACAAACCGCCCACCGCTACTCGTGACCTACGTGGCAGCTGGGGCACTAGTGGCTGCCGTTTGCGGTGCAGACGTGCAACGGTGGATGGCGTGTGCTGCATTAAGGGTAATCAGCCCGGGAGCGGCTCGCTGGATACACTGGCGCCCGTGACTGCTGCACCTGACGCTCGCACTACCGCGGTAATGTCTGCCCCGCTCGCTGAGGTTGACCCCGATATCGCCGAGTTGCTGGCCAAGGAGCTTGGTCGGCAACGAGACACCCTGGAGATGATCGCCTCGGAGAACTTCGTACCGCGCGCTGTGCTGCAGGCCCAGGGCAGTGTGCTGACCAACAAGTACGCCGAGGGACTGCCCGGGCGGCGCTACTACGGCGGTTGTGAGCACGTCGACGTGGTGGAAAACCTCGCCCGCGACCGAGCCAAGGCGTTGTTCGGTGCCGAATTCGCCAATGTGCAACCGCATTCGGGCGCTCAGGCCAACGCCGCGGTGCTGCATGCGCTGATGTCACCCGGCGAGCGGCTGTTGGGTCTGGACCTGGCCAACGGTGGTCACCTGACCCATGGCATGCGGCTGAACTTCTCCGGCAAGCTCTACGAGAATGGCTTCTACGGCGTCGACCCGGCGACACATCTGATCGACATGGATGCGGTGCGGGCCACCGCACTCGAATTCCGCCCGAAGGTGATCATCGCCGGCTGGTCGGCCTACCCGCGGGTGCTCGACTTCGCGGCGTTCCGGTCGATCGCCGACGAGGTCGGGGCCAAGTTGCTCGTGGACATGGCGCATTTCGCGGGTCTGGTCGCCGCGGGGTTGCACCCGTCGCCGGTGCCGCACGCGGATGTGGTGTCCACCACCGTGCACAAGACGCTCGGCGGCGGCCGCTCCGGCCTGATCGTCGGTAAGCAGCAGTACGCCAAGGCGATCAACTCGGCGGTGTTTCCCGGGCAGCAGGGCGGTCCGCTCATGCACGTCATTGCCGGCAAGGCGGTCGCGTTGAAGATCGCCGCCACACCCGAATTTGCCGACCGGCAGCGGCGCACGCTGTCCGGGGCCCGGATCATTGCCGATCGACTGATGGCTCCCGATGTCGCCAAGGCCGGTGTGTCGGTGGTCAGCGGCGGCACCGACGTCCACCTGGTGCTGGTCGATCTGCGTGATTCCCCACTGGATGGCCAGGCCGCCGAGGACCTGCTGCACGAGGTCGGCATCACGGTCAACCGCAACGCCGTCCCCAATGATCCCCGACCGCCGATGGTGACCTCGGGCCTGCGGATAGGCACGCCCGCGCTGGCGACCCGCGGCTTCGGCGACACCGAGTTCACCGAGGTCGCCGACATTATTGCGACCGCGCTGGCGACCGGCAGTTCCGTTGATGTGTCGGCGCTTAAGGATCGGGCGACCCGGCTGGCCAGGGCGTTTCCGCTCTACGACGGGCTCGAGGAGTGGAGTCTGGTCGGCCGCTGACGCGGGCCTGTCGTTGGCGCGCATAAGCGCGAGAGCGCCGATCACCGCGCGACACGGCGGCGCCCGATTTCACGAAATCTGTGTATGCGAGTTACAGTTACCGCATGGCACAGAAACCTGTCGCTGATGCGCTGACCCTTGAGCTCGAGCCGGTGGTCGAAGCGAACATGACCCGCCACCTCGACACCGAGGACATCTGGTTCGCCCACGACTACGTCCCGTTCGATCAGGGGGAGAACTTCGCATTCCTCGGCGGACGCGATTGGGATCCATCCCAGTCGACGCTGCCCAGAACGATCACCGACGCATGCGAGATCCTGCTGATCCTCAAGGACAACCTGGCCGGTCATCACCGTGAGCTCGTCGAGCACTTCATACTCGAGGATTGGTGGGGCCGCTGGCTCGGCCGGTGGACCGCAGAGGAGCACCTGCACGCCATCGCACTGCGCGAATACCTGGTGGTGACCCGGGAAGTCGACCCGGTCGCCAACGAGGACGTTCGAGTCCAACACGTGATGAAGGGCTACCGAGCCGAGAAGTACACGCAGGTCGAGACCCTGGTGTACATGGCGTTCTACGAGCGCTGCGGCGCGGTGTTCTGTCGTAATCTGGCCGCGCAGATCGAAGAGCCCATCCTGGCCGGACTCATCGACCGCATCGCCCGAGACGAAGTGCGACACGAGGAGTTCTTCGCCAACCTCGTTACGCACTGCCTGGACTACACGCGTGACGAGACGATCGCGGCGATCGCCGCCCGTGCCGCCGACCTCGACGTCCTCGGGGCCGACATCGAGGCCTACCGAGACAAGCTGCAGAACGTGGCCGACGCTGGCATTTTCGGCAAGCCGCAGCTACGGCAGCTGATCTCGGACCGCATCACGGCATGGGGCCTGGCTGGGGAGCCCTCCCTCAAGCAATTCGTCACGGGCTAGACACCCGTCGGCGCGCCTGCCCTGCGGGGGTACGGCCGGCGGAGTAGCGTCGCACTCGATGGCTAGCGACATGCTCTGCTGCCAGGGCGGCACCTTCCGTCACGACGGCTGTCATGACAAGGGCAGGACCGGCCCCGGTCCTGGTGTCGCTGCCCCCGCCGACATGCTCGGGTGGGTCCGCTCGAGCGCCGTTAGCTCGAGGAGCGCTCCGTGACCGATACCCGCACGTACGTGCTCGACACCTCTGTGCTGCTGTCCGATCCGTGGGCGTGCAGCCGGTTCGCCGAACACGATGTGGTGGTTCCGTTGGTGGTGATCAGCGAGCTAGAAGCCAAGCGCCACCACCACGAGCTGGGATGGTTCGCCCGCCAGGCGTTGCGTCTGTTCGACGATCTGCGCCTAGAACACGGGCGGTTGGATCAGCCGATTCCGGTTGGCACCCAAGGCGGTACGCTGCACGTCGAACTCAATCACACCGACCCGGCGGTGCTGCCCGCAGGCTTTCGCACCGACAGCAACGACTCGAGGATCTTGAGTTGCGCCGCCAACCTCGCCGCCGAGGGCAAGCGGGTCACGTTGGTCAGCAAGGACATTCCGCTGCGCGTTAAGGCCGCCGCGGTGGGGCTGGCCGCCGACGAGTACCACGCGCAGGACGTCGTTGTGTCCGGATGGTCGGGGATGCACGAGCTCGAGACCGCTTCCGCGGATATCGATGCGTTGTTCGCCGATGGCGAGATCGACCTGGTCGAAGCCCGGGACCTACCGTGTCACACCGGGATTCGGTTGCTGGGCGGCGGTTCCCACGCGCTGGGCCGGGTCAATGCGCATAAACGTGTTCAGCTGGTGCGAGGTGACCGTGAGGCGTTCGGTCTGCGTGGCCGCTCCGCCGAGCAGCGGGTGGCGCTGGATTTGCTGCTCGATGAGTCGGTGGGCATCGTGTCGCTGGGCGGCAAAGCCGGCACGGGCAAGTCCGCTTTGGCGTTGTGTGCGGGTCTGGAAGCCGTGCTGGAGCGACGCACCCACCGCAAGGTGGTGGTCTTCCGCCCGCTGTACGCGGTCGGCGGCCAGGAGCTGGGCTACCTGCCCGGTAGCGAGAGCGAGAAGATGGGCCCGTGGGCGCAGGCGGTCTTCGACACCCTCGAGGGGCTGGCCAGCCCGGCGGTGCTCGAGGAAGTG
Above is a window of Mycobacterium tuberculosis H37Rv DNA encoding:
- the coaA gene encoding pantothenate kinase, with protein sequence MSRLSEPSPYVEFDRRQWRALRMSTPLALTEEELVGLRGLGEQIDLLEVEEVYLPLARLIHLQVAARQRLFAATAEFLGEPQQNPDRPVPFIIGVAGSVAVGKSTTARVLQALLARWDHHPRVDLVTTDGFLYPNAELQRRNLMHRKGFPESYNRRALMRFVTSVKSGSDYACAPVYSHLHYDIIPGAEQVVRHPDILILEGLNVLQTGPTLMVSDLFDFSLYVDARIEDIEQWYVSRFLAMRTTAFADPESHFHHYAAFSDSQAVVAAREIWRTINRPNLVENILPTRPRATLVLRKDADHSINRLRLRKL
- the glyA1 gene encoding serine hydroxymethyltransferase (Belongs to the ShmT family.); its protein translation is MSAPLAEVDPDIAELLAKELGRQRDTLEMIASENFVPRAVLQAQGSVLTNKYAEGLPGRRYYGGCEHVDVVENLARDRAKALFGAEFANVQPHSGAQANAAVLHALMSPGERLLGLDLANGGHLTHGMRLNFSGKLYENGFYGVDPATHLIDMDAVRATALEFRPKVIIAGWSAYPRVLDFAAFRSIADEVGAKLLVDMAHFAGLVAAGLHPSPVPHADVVSTTVHKTLGGGRSGLIVGKQQYAKAINSAVFPGQQGGPLMHVIAGKAVALKIAATPEFADRQRRTLSGARIIADRLMAPDVAKAGVSVVSGGTDVHLVLVDLRDSPLDGQAAEDLLHEVGITVNRNAVPNDPRPPMVTSGLRIGTPALATRGFGDTEFTEVADIIATALATGSSVDVSALKDRATRLARAFPLYDGLEEWSLVGR
- the desA2 gene encoding acyl-ACP desaturase DesA (acyl-[ACP] desaturase (stearoyl-ACP desaturase)), with the translated sequence MAQKPVADALTLELEPVVEANMTRHLDTEDIWFAHDYVPFDQGENFAFLGGRDWDPSQSTLPRTITDACEILLILKDNLAGHHRELVEHFILEDWWGRWLGRWTAEEHLHAIALREYLVVTREVDPVANEDVRVQHVMKGYRAEKYTQVETLVYMAFYERCGAVFCRNLAAQIEEPILAGLIDRIARDEVRHEEFFANLVTHCLDYTRDETIAAIAARAADLDVLGADIEAYRDKLQNVADAGIFGKPQLRQLISDRITAWGLAGEPSLKQFVTG
- the phoH2 gene encoding phosphate starvation-inducible protein PsiH (phoH-like protein), whose protein sequence is MTDTRTYVLDTSVLLSDPWACSRFAEHDVVVPLVVISELEAKRHHHELGWFARQALRLFDDLRLEHGRLDQPIPVGTQGGTLHVELNHTDPAVLPAGFRTDSNDSRILSCAANLAAEGKRVTLVSKDIPLRVKAAAVGLAADEYHAQDVVVSGWSGMHELETASADIDALFADGEIDLVEARDLPCHTGIRLLGGGSHALGRVNAHKRVQLVRGDREAFGLRGRSAEQRVALDLLLDESVGIVSLGGKAGTGKSALALCAGLEAVLERRTHRKVVVFRPLYAVGGQELGYLPGSESEKMGPWAQAVFDTLEGLASPAVLEEVLSRGMLEVLPLTHIRGRSLHDSFVIVDEAQSLERNVLLTVLSRLGTGSRVVLTHDIAQRDNLRVGRHDGVAAVIEKLKGHPLFAHITLLRSERSPIAALVTEMLEEITGPR